The following proteins are co-located in the Castanea sativa cultivar Marrone di Chiusa Pesio chromosome 8, ASM4071231v1 genome:
- the LOC142605731 gene encoding lysine-specific demethylase JMJ30: protein MADKLETPTLDAEGATLLHAISEHGGYAFVSMATLAAEAGDPRAAEAAREMAWEQLHSGPWHSVLPVWRDAYSMACLHVARLHFSNGELSEAIRVLDMGLIMGGSLLRKDLDSAVEKVSAVARDSTVSDQSSDRRLVRHELDQAEVLRSLPIKSLSSKIVVKRPALSLEGFLREYFLSGSPVIISDCMAHWPARTKWNDLDYLKRVAGDRTVPVEVGKNYLCSQWKQELITFSQFLARIEANNCSDNPTYLAQHPLFDQISELRKDICVPDYCFAGGGEMRPLNAWFGPAGTVTPLHHDPHHNILAQVVGKKYIRLYSASMSEELYPYTETMLKNSSQVDLDNIDETQFPKVHDLEFQDCILEEGEMLYIPPKWWHYVRSLTPSLSVSFWWSDIQN, encoded by the exons atggcgGACAAGCTGGAGACTCCAACGCTAGACGCGGAGGGCGCCACGCTCCTCCACGCGATCTCGGAGCACGGAGGCTACGCGTTCGTGAGCATGGCGACGCTGGCCGCGGAGGCAGGAGATCCACGCGCGGCGGAGGCGGCGCGTGAGATGGCGTGGGAGCAGCTCCACTCCGGTCCCTGGCATTCTGTGCTGCCGGTGTGGCGTGACGCGTACTCAATGGCCTGCCTCCACGTGGCGAGGCTCCACTTCTCCAATGGTGAGCTCAGTGAGGCCATTAGGGTCTTGGATATGGGCCTCATCATGGGCGGCTCGCTCCTCCGTAAGGACCTTGACTCCGCCGTCGAAAAGGTCTCCGCCGTAGCAAGAGACTCCACTGTTTCCGATCAAAGCTCTGATCGTCGATTGGTTCGCCATGAACTCGATCAAGCGGAG GTGCTTCGGTCTTTACCCATTAAGTCTCTGTCTAGTAAGATTGTCGTAAAGAGGCCTGCTCTATCTTTGGAGGGATTCCTTCGTGAATATTTTCTATCAGGTTCTCCAGTTATTATTAGTGACTGTATGGCTCATTGGCCAGCCAGGACAAAGTGGAATGACTTGGATTATCTAAAAAGGGTTGCCGGAGACCGCACAGTTCCAGTTGAG GTTGGCAAAAACTATTTATGCTCACAGTGGAAGCAAGAGCTTATCACATTTTCACAGTTTCTTGCAAGGATTGAGGCTAACAACTGTTCTGACAACCCTACATATCTCGCCCAGCATCCGTTGTTTGATCAG ATAAGTGAGCTACGGAAGGACATTTGTGTTCCTGACTATTGTTTTGCTGGGGGTGGGGAGATGAGGCCTCTTAATGCCTGGTTTGGTCCAGCTGGGACAGTAACACCGTTGCACCATGATCCACATCATAATATACTTGCTCAG GTCGTTGGCAAAAAGTATATAAGGCTTTATTCTGCTTCAATGTCGGAGGAACTTTACCCTTACACTGAAACCATGCTTAAAAATTCAAGCCAG GTTGATCTAGACAACATAGACGAGACACAGTTTCCAAAGGTGCATGACTTAGAATTTCAAGACTGCATTTTAGAGGAAGGTGAGATGCTTTATATCCCGCCCAAATGGTGGCACTACGTGCGATCTTTAACACCAAGTTTGTCAGTTAGCTTTTGGTGGAGTGACATTCAAAATTGA